A stretch of the Actinomyces faecalis genome encodes the following:
- a CDS encoding SDR family oxidoreductase, which produces MTGLLAGRTVMVTGVLRPSSIATAVAREAAAQGACLVLSALPRAARVTQQVAAGAGLGEVTVLPLDLTDAEALSGLEAELRRLDLDRLDGVVHSVAQAAPGLLGDRLSPGGLAAGDRGAQCGPDAVDLASWQTDLERALTVSVASLPALVGAVSPLLGPGSAVLALTFESGRVVPGYGWMGPLKAALEASVRGLAVEYGNRGVRVNALSAGPLRTTAGGAVPGFDQLAEDWENRAPLGWDAGDPHGVARTAVALLSDWLPATTGQVLRADGGASLL; this is translated from the coding sequence ATGACGGGCCTGCTGGCTGGGCGGACGGTGATGGTCACCGGCGTGCTGCGTCCTTCCTCGATCGCCACCGCCGTGGCGCGCGAGGCCGCTGCGCAGGGCGCGTGCCTGGTGCTGAGCGCGCTGCCGCGAGCGGCACGGGTCACCCAGCAGGTGGCAGCCGGTGCAGGCCTGGGGGAGGTGACAGTGCTGCCGCTGGACCTGACTGACGCCGAGGCCCTGAGCGGCCTGGAGGCGGAGCTGCGCCGCCTGGACCTGGACAGGCTGGACGGCGTGGTCCACTCAGTGGCCCAGGCGGCTCCCGGGCTGCTGGGGGACCGTCTGAGCCCAGGGGGCTTGGCGGCAGGTGACCGGGGCGCACAGTGCGGACCGGACGCCGTCGACCTCGCCTCCTGGCAGACCGACCTGGAGCGGGCGCTCACGGTCTCGGTCGCGTCCCTGCCGGCTCTTGTGGGCGCGGTGAGCCCTCTGCTGGGACCTGGGTCAGCGGTGCTGGCCCTCACCTTCGAGTCAGGCAGGGTGGTTCCCGGCTACGGCTGGATGGGCCCGCTCAAGGCGGCTCTGGAGGCCAGCGTGAGAGGGCTGGCGGTGGAGTACGGGAACCGCGGGGTGCGCGTCAACGCCCTGTCCGCCGGCCCGTTGCGTACCACGGCGGGGGGTGCGGTCCCTGGCTTTGACCAGCTGGCTGAGGACTGGGAGAACCGGGCGCCGCTGGGCTGGGACGCTGGTGATCCACACGGTGTGGCGCGCACGGCCGTGGCGCTGCTCTCCGACTGGCTGCCCGCCACGACCGGTCAGGTGCTGCGCGCCGACGGCGGGGCCAGCCTGCTCTGA
- the recO gene encoding DNA repair protein RecO — protein sequence MPSKLYRDEAIVLRTYRLGEADRIIVMLTRAHGQVRAVAKGVRKTSSRFGARLEPFSMVDVQLHAGRSLDMVTQAETIEPFAGPVSGDYAVFTCASTMVETAERLTEDDGDLGTTDSPQQFLLLYGALSAMARHRHAPGLVLDSYLLRALALAGWAPSCFDCARCGGPGPHTAFHVQAGGAVCASCRPAGSVEVESQTMALLGSLLSGDWTVADASQPRARSAASGLVSAYVTWHLERRLRSLALVERT from the coding sequence GTGCCCAGCAAGCTCTACCGCGACGAGGCCATCGTCCTGCGGACCTACCGCCTCGGTGAGGCCGACCGCATCATCGTCATGCTCACCCGTGCTCACGGTCAGGTACGCGCGGTGGCCAAGGGAGTACGCAAGACCAGCTCGCGCTTCGGCGCGCGCCTGGAGCCCTTCTCCATGGTCGACGTCCAGCTCCACGCCGGGCGCAGTCTGGACATGGTGACGCAGGCCGAGACCATCGAGCCCTTCGCGGGGCCCGTCAGCGGCGACTACGCCGTCTTCACCTGCGCCTCAACGATGGTCGAGACCGCTGAGAGGCTGACCGAGGACGACGGCGACCTGGGCACCACCGACTCGCCCCAGCAGTTCCTTCTGCTCTACGGGGCGCTGTCCGCGATGGCCCGGCACCGCCATGCGCCCGGGCTGGTCCTGGACTCCTACCTGCTGCGCGCGCTGGCGCTTGCCGGCTGGGCGCCGTCGTGCTTCGACTGCGCCAGGTGCGGTGGGCCGGGCCCGCACACGGCCTTCCACGTCCAGGCCGGGGGCGCGGTGTGCGCCAGCTGCCGGCCGGCGGGAAGCGTGGAGGTGGAGTCGCAGACGATGGCGTTGCTGGGCTCCCTGCTGTCTGGGGACTGGACGGTGGCTGACGCCTCGCAGCCGCGTGCGCGCTCGGCGGCCTCCGGGCTCGTGTCCGCGTACGTGACCTGGCACCTTGAACGTCGTCTACGCTCACTGGCACTGGTGGAAAGGACCTGA
- the dusB gene encoding tRNA dihydrouridine synthase DusB produces the protein MRVTDAPAPRPAKTAPAHVSPLRIGPITVGVPVELAPMAGVTNASFRRLCREQGESALPATARPAAAGPLPTDDGGLLAPAGLYVTEMVTTRALVERNEKTLAMVRTDPTERVRSIQLYGVDPAVAGKAARILVEEDLADHIDLNFGCPVPKVTRKGGGAALPWKKDLLHAILREVVRGAEDGARLGRREREVPVTVKMRVGVDEEHETYLDAAQAAQDAGVAALALHGRTARQHYAGKADWSAVARLKDACRIPVLGNGDVWTGSDALEMMRQTGCDGVVVGRGCQGRPWLFADIVHALTGSAERTHPGLDAVIAMIRAHARLLAGELGEDRGVRDLRKHVGWYLKGYPVGGQARGDLMKVSSLAELDAGLAAMRDRLPEQVPYPGQTVEGPRGRAGTPRRPHLPDGWLDSPYLSQEQRTLLLQAESDVSGG, from the coding sequence GTGCGCGTGACAGACGCCCCCGCCCCTCGACCTGCGAAGACCGCTCCTGCTCACGTGAGCCCGCTACGCATCGGCCCGATCACGGTCGGCGTGCCTGTCGAGCTCGCCCCGATGGCCGGCGTCACCAACGCCTCCTTCCGCCGCCTGTGCCGGGAGCAGGGTGAGAGCGCCCTGCCTGCCACCGCCCGCCCGGCAGCCGCCGGCCCGCTGCCTACCGACGACGGCGGCCTGCTCGCCCCGGCAGGCTTGTACGTCACGGAGATGGTCACCACGAGGGCGCTGGTCGAGCGCAACGAGAAGACCCTCGCCATGGTGCGCACCGACCCCACAGAACGGGTGCGCTCGATCCAGCTCTACGGGGTGGACCCGGCTGTCGCAGGGAAGGCCGCGCGCATCCTCGTCGAGGAGGACCTGGCCGACCACATCGACCTCAACTTCGGCTGCCCGGTGCCCAAGGTGACCCGCAAGGGCGGAGGGGCGGCGCTGCCCTGGAAGAAGGACCTCCTGCACGCGATCCTGCGCGAGGTGGTGCGCGGGGCCGAGGACGGGGCGCGTCTGGGCCGGCGCGAGCGCGAGGTTCCGGTAACCGTCAAGATGCGCGTCGGCGTCGACGAGGAGCACGAGACCTACCTCGACGCGGCCCAGGCCGCCCAGGACGCCGGCGTCGCAGCCCTGGCGCTGCACGGGCGCACCGCCCGCCAGCACTACGCGGGCAAGGCCGACTGGTCCGCCGTCGCGAGGCTCAAGGACGCCTGCCGGATCCCGGTGCTGGGCAACGGTGACGTCTGGACCGGCAGCGACGCGCTGGAGATGATGAGGCAGACGGGCTGCGACGGCGTCGTCGTGGGCCGGGGGTGCCAGGGGCGGCCCTGGCTGTTCGCGGACATCGTCCACGCGCTGACCGGGTCCGCCGAGCGCACCCACCCGGGCCTGGACGCCGTCATCGCCATGATCCGTGCCCACGCGCGCCTGCTGGCGGGCGAGCTCGGCGAGGACCGGGGCGTGCGTGACCTGCGCAAGCACGTCGGCTGGTACCTCAAGGGGTACCCGGTAGGCGGCCAGGCACGCGGAGACCTGATGAAGGTCTCCTCGCTCGCTGAGCTCGACGCCGGCCTGGCCGCGATGCGCGACCGGCTCCCGGAGCAGGTGCCCTACCCCGGCCAGACCGTGGAGGGACCGCGTGGGCGGGCGGGCACGCCCAGACGCCCGCACCTGCCCGACGGATGGCTCGACTCGCCCTACCTCAGCCAGGAGCAGCGCACGCTGCTCCTCCAGGCCGAGTCAGACGTCTCCGGGGGCTGA
- a CDS encoding SDR family oxidoreductase, giving the protein MSGVRNDGDVALPTALVTGASRGIGAAVAGSLRQAGCQVVGWSRSGTAPDGVEGRSVDVTDARAVRCGAADLERAGGVEVLVCAAGTAVDALAMRTSDEAWQATLETNLTGSFTVVRALLPGMLRRRRGRIILVSSVIAARGGTGLAAYGASKGGIEGLTRSLAREVASRGVTVNAVAPGFVSTEMTAGMSRPARESYLGQIPMGRLGQVDEVAAVVRFLASRQASYVTGAVVPVDGGMGMGR; this is encoded by the coding sequence GTGAGTGGTGTGAGGAACGACGGCGACGTCGCGCTCCCGACGGCGCTGGTCACCGGGGCCTCCCGCGGCATCGGGGCCGCGGTGGCCGGGTCGCTGAGGCAGGCCGGGTGCCAGGTGGTGGGCTGGTCGCGCAGCGGGACGGCGCCCGACGGCGTCGAGGGCCGCAGCGTCGACGTCACTGACGCGCGTGCCGTGCGCTGCGGGGCTGCGGACCTGGAACGAGCCGGGGGCGTAGAGGTCCTCGTGTGCGCCGCCGGGACGGCCGTGGACGCCCTCGCGATGCGTACGAGCGACGAGGCCTGGCAGGCCACCTTGGAGACCAACCTCACCGGGTCCTTCACGGTGGTGCGTGCGCTCCTGCCCGGCATGCTGCGTCGGCGCCGCGGCCGGATCATCCTGGTCTCCTCCGTCATCGCCGCGCGCGGGGGCACAGGCCTGGCCGCCTACGGCGCCTCCAAGGGCGGGATCGAGGGACTCACGCGCAGCCTTGCCCGTGAGGTCGCCTCCCGCGGCGTCACGGTCAACGCCGTGGCTCCCGGATTCGTGAGCACCGAGATGACAGCAGGGATGAGCCGCCCGGCGCGTGAGTCCTACCTCGGCCAGATCCCGATGGGCAGGCTGGGACAGGTTGACGAGGTGGCCGCCGTCGTCCGCTTCCTGGCCAGTCGGCAGGCCTCCTACGTCACGGGTGCGGTCGTGCCGGTCGACGGCGGGATGGGGATGGGACGATGA
- a CDS encoding metal ABC transporter permease, producing MLASPLMQRALIVAVLVGVSAPVVGTYLVQRGLALLGDGIGHIALTGVALGWLAGAAANVSPHDAWAIPGAIIASVLGAVLIEVIRARGRTRGDVALAILFYGGIAGGVILIKVAGGTTTNLTSYLFGSIATVSVTDAWFTIILAAVVLVVGLGLRGPLFTLCYDEEFARAIGLPTGVLNVLVAVVAALTVSVSMRVVGALLVSAVMIVPVAVAQLVSHSFSRTMGLAMAIGVGACVSGLFITYVVAASPGAMIVVELVLLYALVAVASGLVRFLRRGRGRKEAS from the coding sequence ATGCTGGCCAGCCCGCTCATGCAGCGTGCGCTCATCGTGGCCGTCCTGGTGGGCGTGTCCGCGCCCGTGGTCGGCACCTACCTGGTCCAGCGTGGCCTGGCGCTCTTGGGTGACGGGATCGGGCACATCGCGCTGACCGGGGTGGCACTGGGCTGGCTGGCTGGAGCCGCTGCGAATGTCTCTCCACACGATGCCTGGGCGATCCCCGGCGCCATCATCGCCTCAGTCCTTGGCGCCGTGCTCATCGAGGTCATCCGCGCCCGTGGACGCACTCGCGGGGACGTGGCCCTGGCGATCCTCTTCTACGGGGGCATCGCCGGCGGCGTCATCCTCATCAAGGTCGCCGGTGGCACGACGACGAACCTCACCTCCTACCTCTTCGGCTCCATCGCCACGGTGAGCGTGACCGATGCCTGGTTCACGATCATCCTGGCCGCTGTGGTGCTCGTCGTGGGCCTGGGGCTGCGGGGGCCGCTGTTCACCCTGTGCTATGACGAGGAGTTCGCCCGGGCCATCGGGCTGCCCACGGGCGTGCTCAATGTGCTGGTCGCGGTGGTCGCGGCACTGACGGTGTCGGTGTCCATGCGCGTGGTCGGCGCCCTGCTGGTCAGCGCCGTCATGATCGTTCCGGTCGCGGTGGCCCAGCTGGTCTCGCACTCCTTCTCACGCACCATGGGCCTGGCCATGGCCATCGGCGTGGGTGCCTGCGTCAGCGGGTTGTTCATCACCTACGTGGTAGCAGCCTCGCCCGGGGCTATGATCGTCGTCGAACTCGTCCTGCTCTACGCCCTCGTCGCGGTGGCCAGTGGCCTGGTCCGCTTCCTGCGCAGGGGACGGGGGCGAAAGGAGGCCTCGTGA
- a CDS encoding metal ABC transporter substrate-binding protein — translation MRLIPMNISWSLPRRTLAAASAVALGAALAACGALSPSSESSSAASADARTSVIDGKVQVATSFYPIQYLAQSIGGQHVEAVSLTPAGAEPHDYELSPRDVTSLADKAAILYVSGFQPSLDDALAEVSGPTVTDLASVVDLVHHEGVDHDHDADDHGEDGHDHGESDHDHDADDLDPHFWLDPVRMKAAATAVARALSAVDPDHTTDYEANLVTLTDSLTKLDDSYTTGLAQCERTTFVTSHSAFGYLADRYHLTQASVSGIDPDAEPSPAEIAAVKKIVADTGTTTIFTEELVSPKTAQALAAETGTTTAVLSPLESAPQSGDYAEAMTANLTELRTALGCQ, via the coding sequence ATGAGACTGATTCCCATGAATATCTCCTGGTCCCTCCCCCGCCGCACCCTCGCCGCCGCGAGCGCCGTCGCCCTGGGCGCCGCCCTCGCTGCCTGCGGCGCCCTGTCCCCCTCCTCTGAGTCCTCCAGCGCCGCCAGCGCGGACGCCAGGACCAGCGTCATCGACGGCAAGGTCCAGGTTGCCACCTCCTTCTACCCGATCCAGTACCTGGCCCAGTCCATCGGTGGCCAGCACGTGGAGGCCGTCTCCCTCACCCCCGCGGGCGCCGAGCCCCATGACTACGAGCTCTCCCCCCGCGACGTGACCAGTCTCGCCGACAAGGCGGCGATCCTCTACGTCTCCGGCTTCCAGCCTTCCCTCGACGACGCCCTCGCTGAGGTCTCTGGCCCCACCGTCACAGACCTGGCCAGCGTCGTCGACCTGGTCCACCACGAGGGCGTGGACCATGACCATGACGCCGACGACCACGGCGAGGACGGCCACGACCACGGCGAGTCTGACCATGACCATGACGCCGACGACCTCGATCCGCACTTCTGGCTCGATCCGGTGCGTATGAAGGCCGCCGCCACCGCTGTCGCCCGCGCCCTGTCCGCCGTTGACCCGGACCACACCACCGACTATGAGGCGAACCTCGTCACGCTCACGGACTCCCTCACAAAGCTGGACGACTCCTACACCACGGGCCTGGCCCAGTGCGAGCGCACCACCTTCGTCACCTCCCACTCCGCCTTCGGCTACCTGGCCGACCGCTACCACCTCACCCAGGCCTCGGTCTCCGGTATCGACCCCGACGCCGAGCCCAGCCCTGCTGAGATCGCGGCGGTGAAGAAGATCGTGGCAGACACCGGGACCACCACGATCTTCACCGAGGAGCTCGTCTCCCCCAAGACAGCCCAGGCCCTGGCCGCCGAGACAGGGACGACGACGGCGGTGCTCAGCCCCCTGGAGTCGGCTCCGCAGTCCGGCGACTACGCTGAGGCTATGACCGCCAACCTCACCGAGCTGCGCACCGCCCTGGGGTGCCAGTGA
- a CDS encoding Fur family transcriptional regulator: protein MRSTWQRTAVRDILERTEEFRSAQQIHAALEAEGTKVGLATVYRNLTALAEAGEVDHVRSGDELLYRRCERSEHHHHIVCRRCGRTVEVAGGELEAWISRVSAAAGFTQMEHVAELFGVCAACSQSTDSL, encoded by the coding sequence GTGAGATCGACCTGGCAGCGCACCGCTGTGCGCGACATCCTGGAGCGTACCGAGGAGTTCCGCTCCGCCCAGCAGATCCACGCCGCCCTGGAGGCGGAGGGGACGAAGGTGGGACTGGCCACCGTCTACCGCAACCTCACGGCCTTGGCCGAGGCCGGGGAGGTCGATCACGTACGATCGGGCGACGAGCTGCTCTACCGGCGCTGTGAGCGCAGCGAGCACCACCACCACATCGTGTGCCGGCGCTGCGGCCGGACGGTTGAGGTGGCCGGCGGTGAGCTGGAGGCCTGGATCTCCCGGGTCTCTGCCGCGGCCGGCTTTACCCAGATGGAGCATGTCGCGGAGCTCTTCGGAGTGTGCGCCGCCTGCAGCCAGAGCACTGACAGCCTATGA
- a CDS encoding YibE/F family protein, whose translation MSKPPRPENRRAGQTHPGGHEPSHGHTHSHSALPALPPRESRRVRTVLAAVVVPVILATLIGMAVLWPGRVEAIGSQPFAASGTSLEAARITSLEVDACTEAVQSLGGTSESSLLADAVCAEITSGEGAGLVVPVHVPAESLPAAQVGDRMRVMYTVQALAGGTPYVFVDYDRQLPVGLLAVAYLVVVLAVAGLKGLRAVVGLVLATVVLLRFMVPALLAGHSPLLVTLVGSMAMMLLAVYLAHGISVRTTTALLGTLAGVVITVVLALWGVDAANLTGAVGEDALTLTAVVPGLSLTSLLTCGMVIAGLGVLNDVTITQASAVWELHAANPALSRTRLLTGGMRIGRDHIASTVYTLAFAYAGTALPLILAAALIDRSVADTLLSGEIAEEIVRTLVSSIGLVLAIPATTAIATVLCAPARRHAAPAGGEAGSAPGDV comes from the coding sequence GTGAGCAAGCCCCCTCGCCCTGAGAACCGCCGTGCCGGCCAGACGCACCCCGGTGGCCATGAGCCTTCCCACGGGCACACGCACTCCCACTCCGCGCTGCCGGCCCTCCCGCCGCGTGAGTCCCGGCGCGTGCGGACGGTACTCGCGGCCGTCGTCGTCCCTGTGATCCTCGCCACGCTCATCGGCATGGCCGTCCTGTGGCCTGGACGCGTCGAGGCCATTGGCTCCCAGCCCTTCGCCGCCTCCGGAACCAGCCTGGAGGCCGCCCGCATCACCTCGCTGGAGGTGGACGCCTGCACGGAGGCGGTCCAGAGCCTCGGCGGGACCAGTGAAAGCTCGCTCCTGGCCGACGCCGTGTGCGCCGAGATCACCTCGGGCGAGGGCGCCGGTCTCGTCGTCCCCGTCCACGTGCCTGCCGAGTCCCTGCCTGCGGCGCAGGTAGGCGACCGGATGCGGGTCATGTACACCGTGCAGGCGCTGGCTGGGGGGACGCCCTACGTCTTCGTCGACTACGACCGTCAGCTGCCGGTGGGCCTCCTGGCTGTCGCCTATCTCGTCGTCGTTCTGGCGGTGGCGGGCCTCAAGGGCCTGCGCGCCGTCGTCGGCCTCGTGCTGGCAACCGTGGTGCTGCTGCGGTTCATGGTTCCGGCCCTGCTCGCTGGCCACTCACCGCTCCTGGTCACCCTCGTGGGCTCGATGGCCATGATGCTGCTGGCGGTCTACCTTGCTCACGGCATCAGTGTCCGTACGACGACGGCGCTGCTGGGAACGCTGGCCGGTGTCGTCATCACCGTGGTGCTGGCCCTGTGGGGCGTGGACGCCGCCAACCTCACCGGTGCGGTGGGCGAGGACGCCCTGACGCTCACTGCCGTCGTCCCCGGACTGAGCCTGACGTCGCTGCTGACCTGCGGAATGGTGATCGCCGGGCTCGGTGTCCTCAACGACGTCACGATCACCCAGGCCTCGGCCGTGTGGGAGCTGCACGCCGCCAACCCCGCGCTCAGTCGGACGCGGCTGCTGACCGGCGGGATGCGGATCGGTCGCGACCACATCGCCTCGACCGTCTACACCCTGGCCTTCGCTTACGCGGGCACCGCCCTGCCGCTCATCCTGGCAGCCGCCCTCATCGACCGCTCCGTGGCGGACACGCTTCTCAGCGGTGAGATCGCCGAGGAGATCGTGCGCACGCTGGTCTCCTCGATCGGCCTGGTGCTTGCCATCCCGGCGACGACGGCGATCGCCACCGTCCTGTGCGCTCCGGCCCGGCGTCACGCCGCGCCCGCGGGCGGTGAGGCGGGCTCAGCCCCCGGAGACGTCTGA
- a CDS encoding glycine--tRNA ligase, with protein MAKTPSTLDNVINLAKRRGFVFPCGEIYGGTRSAWDYGPLGVELKENIKRQWWQYMVRSRDDVVGLDSSVILPRETWVASGHVKAFTDPLIECTSCHKRLREDELQEAYAAKHGVEDPDSVTLDQLVCSSCGTRGQFTEPRAFSGLLKTFLGPVDDEAGLHYLRPETAQGIFVNFANVMSAARKKPPFGIGQVGKSFRNEITPGNFIFRTREFEQMELEFFCEPGTDEEWHQYWIDYRKAWYTGLGIKEENLRLYEHPQEKLSHYSKRTVDLEYRFGFQGSEWGELEGVANRTDFDLTTHAEHSGKDLSYFDQGRNERWTPYVIEPSAGLTRSLMAFLVEAYTEDEAPNTKGGVDTRVLLRLDPRLAPVKAAVLPLSRKEELTGPAKELAARLRRTWNVDYDDAGAVGRRYRRQDEIGTPFCITYDFDSPQDGAVTVRERDTMAQERIPLEGVERYLAERLIGC; from the coding sequence GTGGCCAAGACCCCCTCCACCCTTGACAACGTCATCAACCTCGCCAAGCGTCGCGGCTTCGTCTTCCCGTGCGGTGAGATCTACGGCGGTACCCGCTCGGCCTGGGACTACGGCCCGCTGGGCGTCGAGCTCAAGGAGAACATCAAGCGCCAGTGGTGGCAGTACATGGTCCGCTCTCGTGACGACGTCGTGGGCCTGGACTCCTCCGTCATCCTGCCGCGTGAGACCTGGGTCGCCTCCGGTCATGTCAAGGCCTTCACCGACCCGCTCATCGAGTGCACCTCCTGCCACAAGCGCCTGCGCGAGGACGAGCTGCAGGAGGCCTACGCCGCCAAGCACGGCGTCGAGGACCCTGACTCGGTCACTCTTGACCAGCTGGTCTGCTCCAGCTGCGGCACCCGCGGCCAGTTTACCGAGCCTCGTGCCTTCTCCGGCCTGCTCAAGACCTTTCTCGGTCCGGTCGACGACGAGGCGGGCCTGCACTACCTGCGTCCCGAGACCGCCCAGGGCATCTTCGTCAACTTCGCTAACGTCATGAGCGCGGCGCGCAAGAAGCCGCCCTTCGGCATCGGTCAGGTGGGCAAGTCCTTCCGCAACGAGATCACGCCTGGCAACTTCATCTTCCGTACCCGGGAGTTCGAGCAGATGGAGCTGGAGTTCTTCTGCGAGCCGGGCACGGACGAGGAGTGGCACCAGTACTGGATCGACTACCGCAAGGCCTGGTACACAGGCCTGGGGATCAAGGAGGAGAACCTCCGCCTCTACGAGCACCCCCAGGAGAAGCTCTCCCACTACTCCAAGCGCACCGTCGACCTGGAGTACCGCTTCGGGTTCCAGGGCAGCGAGTGGGGCGAGCTGGAGGGTGTCGCCAACCGCACGGACTTCGACCTCACCACCCACGCCGAGCACTCGGGCAAGGACCTGTCCTACTTCGACCAGGGCCGCAACGAGCGCTGGACGCCCTACGTCATCGAGCCCTCAGCCGGACTGACCCGCTCGCTCATGGCCTTCCTGGTCGAGGCCTACACGGAGGACGAGGCTCCCAACACCAAGGGCGGCGTGGACACCCGTGTCCTGCTCAGGCTCGACCCGCGCCTGGCCCCGGTCAAGGCTGCTGTCCTGCCGCTGTCGCGCAAGGAGGAGCTGACCGGCCCGGCCAAGGAGCTGGCCGCCCGTCTGCGCCGGACCTGGAACGTCGACTATGACGACGCCGGCGCCGTAGGCCGCCGCTACCGTCGTCAGGACGAGATCGGCACCCCCTTCTGCATCACCTACGACTTCGACTCCCCGCAGGACGGGGCCGTCACGGTGCGTGAGCGCGACACCATGGCTCAGGAGCGCATCCCGCTGGAGGGCGTGGAGCGCTACCTGGCCGAGCGCCTCATCGGCTGCTGA
- a CDS encoding isoprenyl transferase — MTSSARVPEDGADASVPLHRPGLTPPPLPDAALPRHVACVMDGNGRWANARGLPRTEGHRVGESTMMDVIAGAVEIGIKELSVYAFSTENWRRSPDEVRFLMGFTRQVLRAQSQDLHDWGVRVNWVGREPRLWRSVLNEVRRSERLTASNETMLLNMCLNYGGRAEIADAARAIAQEVAAGRLKASAISEKTITRHLYSPGMRDVDLMIRTGGEQRTSNFLMWESAYAELYFSPLPWPEFDRTQLWRACQAYAERDRRFGAAVDQVQASQGRGPARS; from the coding sequence ATGACCAGCTCTGCGCGTGTCCCCGAGGACGGGGCCGATGCGAGTGTGCCGCTGCACCGCCCCGGCCTGACGCCACCCCCGCTTCCTGACGCCGCCCTCCCACGGCACGTGGCCTGCGTCATGGACGGCAATGGCCGATGGGCCAACGCCCGCGGACTGCCGCGTACCGAAGGCCACCGGGTGGGGGAGTCCACCATGATGGACGTCATCGCCGGCGCGGTGGAGATCGGGATCAAGGAGCTGAGCGTCTACGCCTTCTCCACCGAGAACTGGCGGCGCTCCCCGGACGAGGTCCGCTTCCTCATGGGATTCACACGCCAGGTCCTGCGCGCCCAGAGCCAGGACCTGCACGACTGGGGCGTGCGGGTCAACTGGGTGGGGCGCGAGCCCAGGCTGTGGAGGTCCGTGCTCAACGAGGTCCGTCGCTCCGAGCGCCTGACCGCTAGCAACGAGACGATGCTGCTCAACATGTGCCTGAACTACGGCGGCCGGGCAGAGATCGCCGACGCCGCCCGGGCCATCGCCCAGGAGGTCGCTGCCGGGCGGCTCAAGGCCTCAGCGATCAGTGAGAAGACCATCACCCGTCACCTCTACTCCCCAGGCATGCGGGACGTGGACCTGATGATCCGCACCGGTGGGGAGCAACGGACCTCGAACTTCCTCATGTGGGAGTCGGCCTACGCCGAGCTGTACTTCTCGCCCCTGCCCTGGCCCGAGTTCGACCGCACCCAGCTGTGGCGGGCCTGCCAGGCCTACGCCGAGCGCGACCGGCGTTTTGGTGCGGCGGTGGACCAGGTCCAGGCCTCACAAGGCCGGGGACCAGCTCGGTCGTAG
- a CDS encoding metal ABC transporter ATP-binding protein yields the protein MSAAGHDQHPIVVEDASVVLGHALVLAGIDLTVTAGQCVALLGANGSGKSTLVKTIMGLHPLRSGSVRLFGHDVDHRSSVPWRRVGYVPQRVAASSGVPATALEVVRSGLLDPRRPFADRGRRARDRALAALDAVGLADRAGDHVQVFSGGQCQRVLIARALVRDPDLLILDEPLAGIDRASRQSLADTLTTLRGQGLTLLTVLHEMGELAAILDRAVVLSEGRVVCDGPAAALTPARHDHGEHDVIGHDYLDDCEHEHPHGDAVPTRHHTPDLTGLLGPRSQAGAQ from the coding sequence GTGAGTGCCGCTGGGCACGACCAGCACCCTATCGTCGTCGAGGACGCCTCCGTGGTCCTGGGCCACGCCCTCGTCCTGGCCGGCATTGACCTGACGGTCACCGCCGGCCAGTGCGTGGCCCTCCTGGGCGCCAACGGCTCAGGCAAGTCCACCCTGGTCAAGACGATCATGGGCCTGCACCCGCTGCGTAGCGGGAGCGTGAGGCTCTTCGGTCATGATGTCGACCACCGCTCGAGCGTGCCCTGGAGGCGCGTGGGCTACGTGCCTCAGCGCGTGGCCGCCTCCTCCGGGGTGCCTGCTACCGCCCTGGAGGTCGTACGCTCAGGTCTGCTCGACCCGCGCCGACCCTTCGCCGACCGCGGCAGGCGGGCCCGCGACCGGGCCCTGGCGGCGCTGGACGCCGTCGGCCTGGCTGACCGTGCCGGCGACCACGTCCAGGTCTTCTCCGGTGGCCAGTGCCAGCGTGTCCTGATCGCCCGGGCCCTGGTACGCGACCCCGATCTGCTCATCCTGGACGAGCCCCTGGCCGGTATCGACCGCGCCTCGCGCCAGTCACTGGCTGACACCCTCACTACGCTGCGTGGGCAGGGCCTGACCCTGCTCACCGTCCTGCACGAGATGGGCGAGCTGGCCGCCATCCTGGATCGCGCCGTCGTCCTGTCAGAGGGACGAGTGGTCTGCGACGGGCCCGCAGCGGCCCTCACCCCGGCCCGCCACGATCACGGCGAGCATGACGTCATTGGCCATGACTACCTTGACGACTGCGAGCACGAGCACCCCCACGGCGACGCCGTCCCCACCCGGCACCACACCCCGGACCTGACCGGCCTGCTCGGTCCCCGTTCCCAGGCAGGTGCCCAGTGA